From Oryza brachyantha chromosome 9, ObraRS2, whole genome shotgun sequence, a single genomic window includes:
- the LOC102715691 gene encoding chitinase-like protein 1 produces the protein MKRKTRNRIILTTLLVAAAAILIGGTVALILTAGTWKVKMQESREKVCDKGWECSGSKYCCNDTITDFFKVYQFENLFAKRNSPVAHAVGFWDYQAFITAAALFEPLGFCTTGGKQMQMMELCAFLGHVGSKTSCGYGVATGGPTAWGLCYNHEMSPKEDYCDKTNLQYPCVEGAEYYGRGAIPVFWNYNYGAAGDGIHEDLLHHPEYLEQNATMAFMAAMWRWMTPMKKKQPSAHDVFVGNWKPTKNDTLAKRLPGFGATMNVLYGDQICGKGYIDDMNVIISHYQYYLDLMGVGREHSGDNRDCAEQAAFNPSYKKPDDQQQQS, from the exons atgaAGAGGAAGACGAGGAACCGGATAATACTGACGACGctgctggtggcggcggcggcgatacTGATCGGCGGCACGGTGGCGCTGATCCTGACGGCGGGGACGTGGAAGGTGAAGATGCAGGAGTCGCGCGAGAAGGTCTGCGACAAGGGGTGGGAGTGCTCCGGGAGCAAGTACTGCTGCAACGACACCATCACCGACTTCTTCAAGGTGTACCAGTTCGAGAACCTCTTCGCCAAGCGCAACAGCCCCGTCGCCCACGCCGTCGGCTTCTGGGACTACCAGGCTttcatcaccgccgccgcgctcttcGAGCCGCTCGGCTTCTGCACCACGGGCGGGAAGCAGATGCAGATGATGGAGCTCTGCGCCTTCCTCGGCCACGTCGGCTCCAAGACCTCCT GTGGGTATGGAGTGGCGACCGGCGGGCCGACGGCGTGGGGGCTCTGCTACAACCACGAGATGAGCCCCAAGGAGGACTACTGCGACAAGACGAACCTCCAGTACCCCTGCGTCGAGGGCGCCGAGTACTACGGCCGCGGCGCCATTCCCGTCTTCTG GAACTACAACtacggcgcggccggcgacgggatCCACGAGGACCTGCTGCACCACCCGGAGTACCTGGAGCAGAACGCGACGATGGCGTTCATGGCGGCGATGTGGCGGTGGATGACGCcgatgaagaagaagcagcCGTCGGCGCACGACGTGTTCGTCGGCAACTGGAAACCCACCAAGAACGACACGCTCGCCAAGAGGCTGCCGGGGTTCGGCGCCACCATGAACGTGCTCTACGGCGACCAGATCTGCGGCAAGGGCTACATCGACGACATGAACGTCATCATCTCCCACTACCAGTACTACCTCGACCTCATGGGTGTCGGCCGTGAGCACTCCGGCGACAACCGCGACTGCGCCGAGCAGGCCGCCTTCAACCCGTCCTACAAGAAGCCGGACGACCAGCAGCAACAAAGCTAG